The following proteins are encoded in a genomic region of Struthio camelus isolate bStrCam1 chromosome 3, bStrCam1.hap1, whole genome shotgun sequence:
- the CRLS1 gene encoding cardiolipin synthase (CMP-forming), producing the protein MLAAAWLGRGIWGLLGGAGRRRPGGGARPLASRPGAEAEAAAAAAAGRCHGNGGFCLAAGLAVGRRAAPALRHPQRLLRAPQRPLRAPAAAAAWSLLRGGGGGGGVGPRRAGSGGPAPPEPPGERSAAGRCAELYENPWTIPNILSMARMGLAPVLGYLIVEENFNVALGVFVLAGITDLLDGFIARNWANQKSALGSALDPLADKILISVLYVSLTCANLIPVSLTSMIILRDVALIAAVFYVRYKTLSPPRTLSRYFNPCYATAQLKPTFISKMNTAVQLILVAASLAAPVFNYVDSIYLQTLWCITALTTISSAYSYYHYGRKTVQVINNK; encoded by the exons ATGTTGGCCGCTGCCTGGCTGGGCAGGGGGATCTGGGGGCTCctgggcggcgcggggcggcggcggccgggcggcggtgcCAGGCCGttggcgagccggcccggcgcggaggctgaggcggcggcggcggcggcggccgggcgctgccaTGGCAACGGCGGCTTCTGCCTGGCGGCGGGTCTGGCGgtggggcggcgcgcggcgcccgCCCTGCGTCACCCCCAACGGCTGCTGcgcgcgccccaacggccgctgcgcgcgcccgccgccgccgccgcctggagCCTcctgaggggcggcggcggcggcggcggggtcgggccgcggcgggcgggcagcggcgggccggcgccgccggagccccccggggagcggagcgcggccgggcgctgcgccGAGCTG TATGAAAACCCCTGGACGATCCCTAATATCCTGTCGATGGCGAGAATGGGTTTGGCGCCGGTTTTAGGCTACTTGATCGTTGAAGAAAACTTCAACGTTGCGCTCGGTGTCTTTGTTTTGGCTGGCATTACGGATCTG ttggaTGGATTTATTGCACGGAACTGGGCTAATCAGAAATCAGCTCTGGGAAGTGCTCTTGATCCTCTGGCTGACAAAATTCTCATCAGTGTGCTCTATGTCAGCCTAACTTGTGCAAATCTTATCCCAG tttcacttaCTTCCATGATTATTCTGAGGGATGTAGCGctcattgctgctgttttttatgTTCGATACAAAACTCTTTCTCCACCG AGAACACTCAGTAGGTATTTTAACCCCTGTTATGCTACTGCCCAATTAAAACCAACCTTCATTAGCAAG ATGAACACTGCGGTTCAGCTAATTTTGGTGGCAGCTTCTTTAGCAGCTCCTGTTTTCAATTACGTGGACAGCATATATCTGCAGACGTTATG GTGCATCACAGCTCTCACAACGATATCATCTGCATATAGCTATTACCACTATGGCCGAAAAACGGTTCAGGTGATAAATAACAAATGA